The following proteins are co-located in the Trichormus variabilis 0441 genome:
- a CDS encoding Npun_R2821/Npun_R2822 family protein, translating to MDGICTLANDRVYDQLIALLNSIEAIYGTQMPVCIYPYDNDTTEIAAEIARRPHVQLYDHQESIKQWDEFVCRVWDTHPTAKTHWQKISEEKYFRVGTHRRFCAFDGPFDRFVYMDADTLLMSPLDAVFQQLNHYDWVVHDFQYKDLSHVYDINSPKLTKLFTKEQLQTEIFCSGFYAAKKGLFTAEKREIILDKLAQGEAEVLYDMAPDQTVLNYMVMRLGISNYNFARSLSHQEKTGCCVTSPHFEARDNILYDKGNRLTYIHYIGLRSALFRQVCAGENLDFPYRDVFLHYRYLHEPNQRPQFTTKPKVIKTYPSLGQRILKKLGLTV from the coding sequence ATGGATGGTATTTGTACCCTTGCAAATGATCGAGTTTACGACCAGTTAATTGCTCTACTGAATAGTATTGAAGCAATTTACGGGACACAAATGCCTGTTTGCATTTATCCCTATGACAACGATACAACGGAAATTGCTGCGGAAATTGCCCGTCGTCCTCATGTGCAGCTTTATGATCATCAAGAGTCAATCAAACAATGGGATGAATTTGTTTGTCGTGTTTGGGATACTCATCCTACTGCTAAAACACATTGGCAAAAAATTAGTGAAGAGAAATATTTTCGAGTTGGTACTCATCGCCGTTTCTGTGCCTTTGATGGGCCTTTCGACCGCTTTGTCTATATGGATGCGGATACATTATTAATGAGTCCCTTAGATGCGGTTTTTCAGCAACTAAATCACTATGATTGGGTAGTTCATGACTTCCAGTATAAAGATTTATCTCATGTTTATGATATTAATTCTCCCAAATTGACAAAGTTATTTACCAAAGAACAATTACAAACAGAGATATTTTGTTCAGGATTTTATGCTGCTAAAAAAGGGTTATTTACTGCTGAAAAACGAGAAATTATTCTAGATAAACTGGCTCAGGGAGAAGCTGAAGTCCTTTATGATATGGCTCCTGACCAAACTGTACTTAATTATATGGTTATGCGGTTAGGCATTTCTAATTATAATTTCGCTCGCAGTTTATCCCATCAAGAAAAAACTGGTTGTTGTGTAACTTCTCCCCATTTTGAAGCGCGAGATAACATTTTATATGATAAAGGTAATCGACTCACATATATTCATTATATCGGGCTAAGATCAGCTTTATTTAGACAAGTTTGTGCTGGAGAAAATCTTGACTTTCCCTATCGAGATGTCTTTTTGCATTACCGCTATTTGCATGAACCGAACCAACGGCCACAGTTCACAACAAAGCCAAAAGTTATCAAGACTTATCCCAGTCTAGGTCAAAGAATTTTAAAAAAATTAGGTTTAACAGTGTGA
- a CDS encoding Npun_R2821/Npun_R2822 family protein, with the protein MSRGIYIIANDKVIDQAIALLNSIRLHDADTPVVMIPYDDNYHKIADILKQNYGVQLYGDLAFIDQLSQRLHETFGGRFFARPNQFRKQACWFGPFDEFLYIDTDIVVFEKIIDNLNYLESADFICCDYQHSGGIKNVFTSKVIEDKVFTEAEVKDIFNGGFWGSKKNLISADDLFATFSECAAHPEYFDFSQKTSDQPIINYMLLKRIPRRFNIVRREGKAPGNWAGSSHFQTQGNLVFDPHINQPLQYLHWAGIRIQPGCPYWEIWEHYRNLNPALPAMTIPTPAKQSQWEKTLNRIKTQLRQLTK; encoded by the coding sequence ATGAGCCGGGGAATATATATTATAGCTAACGATAAAGTTATTGATCAGGCGATCGCACTACTAAATAGTATCCGATTACATGACGCGGATACGCCAGTTGTGATGATTCCCTATGATGATAATTATCACAAGATAGCAGACATTCTTAAGCAAAATTATGGAGTCCAACTTTATGGTGATTTAGCTTTTATAGACCAACTTTCTCAAAGATTACACGAAACTTTCGGTGGGCGCTTCTTTGCCCGTCCCAATCAATTTCGTAAGCAGGCTTGTTGGTTCGGCCCATTTGATGAATTTTTATATATTGATACTGATATTGTTGTCTTTGAAAAAATCATTGATAATCTTAACTACCTTGAGTCAGCAGATTTCATTTGCTGCGATTATCAACATTCTGGAGGGATAAAAAACGTTTTTACATCTAAAGTTATAGAAGATAAAGTGTTTACTGAGGCAGAAGTTAAAGATATATTTAACGGTGGTTTTTGGGGTTCTAAGAAAAATTTAATATCGGCAGATGATTTATTTGCCACTTTTAGCGAGTGTGCAGCCCACCCCGAATATTTTGACTTTTCACAAAAGACTTCCGATCAACCAATCATCAATTATATGTTGCTCAAGCGCATTCCACGGCGCTTCAACATTGTGCGCCGGGAAGGTAAAGCACCAGGTAATTGGGCTGGTTCTTCTCACTTCCAAACTCAAGGTAACTTAGTATTTGATCCTCATATTAATCAACCTCTGCAATATCTGCATTGGGCTGGTATTCGTATTCAACCAGGTTGTCCCTACTGGGAAATATGGGAACATTATCGAAATCTGAATCCCGCTTTACCGGCAATGACAATACCTACACCAGCAAAACAAAGCCAGTGGGAAAAAACTTTGAACCGCATCAAAACTCAATTAAGGCAGCTTACAAAGTAG
- a CDS encoding glycosyltransferase family 10 domain-containing protein, producing the protein MNIGSMDIKKIGMITSYRNLAKRADWLWQQTPQQFGIWQNIQIQALSGKPDFLLMYQFDFPKDNQQTSLIDKLKRKLQNPQINVESLLRNVPKEKIIYLLREPPLDEIVEKNKRYYQEAQKYCGYISGPDDFAPKPDYMPAIWYHNNSFRELNEMPVPEKVFPCSWITSGISRTVNHRRRLRFLELLQASEVKCNLYGRDLPIWAKSLGELGNKWYGMAPYYYNLSIENYADNDWYVSEKLWDALLAWCLPIYYGGPAADKLLPPGSFLRLPSLDEKGIAYIQEVTATPDAWYAAKDAIAEARQIILHKLNLLNWLSEFVTQFS; encoded by the coding sequence ATGAATATTGGCTCTATGGATATAAAGAAAATTGGCATGATTACCAGCTACCGCAATCTAGCAAAAAGAGCAGATTGGCTGTGGCAACAAACACCCCAACAATTTGGTATTTGGCAGAATATTCAAATACAAGCACTGTCAGGAAAACCAGATTTTCTGTTAATGTATCAATTTGATTTTCCTAAAGATAATCAGCAAACATCTTTGATAGATAAGCTAAAGCGCAAACTACAAAATCCACAAATCAATGTTGAATCTCTACTCAGGAATGTTCCCAAAGAAAAAATTATTTATCTATTACGCGAACCTCCCCTAGATGAGATTGTAGAGAAAAATAAACGCTATTATCAAGAAGCACAAAAGTATTGCGGTTATATTTCTGGCCCTGATGATTTTGCTCCTAAGCCTGATTATATGCCGGCAATTTGGTATCATAACAACTCATTTCGGGAACTAAATGAAATGCCTGTCCCCGAAAAAGTATTTCCTTGCAGTTGGATAACTTCTGGTATTAGTCGGACTGTTAACCATCGTCGCCGATTAAGATTTTTGGAATTACTACAAGCTAGCGAAGTTAAGTGTAATTTATATGGACGTGATTTACCTATATGGGCAAAATCATTAGGAGAATTGGGTAACAAGTGGTATGGAATGGCTCCATATTATTACAACTTATCAATTGAAAATTATGCCGACAACGATTGGTATGTGAGTGAAAAATTATGGGATGCTCTGTTGGCGTGGTGTTTGCCGATTTATTATGGTGGGCCAGCCGCAGATAAGCTATTACCCCCAGGCAGTTTTTTACGCTTACCCAGTTTGGATGAAAAAGGTATTGCTTACATTCAAGAAGTGACAGCTACCCCTGATGCTTGGTATGCTGCCAAGGATGCGATCGCCGAAGCCAGACAAATTATCTTACACAAGTTAAACTTACTCAACTGGTTGTCAGAATTCGTTACTCAATTTTCCTAG
- a CDS encoding glycosyltransferase: MKNKYIFYSRIISQKPDTAHEIHDVLCANGAANLGYSSVLVYPEASRGSGNTLDLLNPFQPKQPDQSFVDFYDVQDKLKVASLPMPWPIDCVGGKFTASSTVVTRYYLPFHLLKYTKIVHTRDWNFVQAAIKNRIPTIYERHYFQKEKVPKAIAESPFLQVAVTQSEIIRQSLIEQGFPPEKVVWVHNGFDQSFLLRQSEQATAWRKELLKDEHQSLVVYSGALYPFKGIDVLIDAAKELPQVQFAITGGKTEQVTAYQQLAKDKQVENVKFLGWILPRQRLVSLFQAADILVHPHCSGKSANFTNPVKFFQYMASGTPIVITEIPPLMLFKDMPLAAVWCEPDNPYQLAKALKQALEIYPRKIEGYTNNIALAKPFSWENRAEKILSYVDESLRPPLIA, encoded by the coding sequence ATGAAAAATAAATATATTTTCTATAGTAGAATAATCTCCCAGAAACCAGATACGGCTCACGAAATTCATGACGTTCTTTGTGCTAATGGCGCAGCTAATTTAGGATATTCCTCTGTTTTAGTATATCCAGAAGCTAGTCGAGGTTCTGGGAATACATTAGATTTACTTAATCCTTTCCAACCAAAACAGCCAGATCAAAGTTTTGTAGATTTTTACGATGTGCAAGATAAGCTAAAAGTGGCATCTTTACCAATGCCCTGGCCGATTGATTGTGTAGGGGGTAAATTTACAGCATCTAGTACAGTGGTAACGCGATATTATTTACCATTTCATCTCCTAAAATATACAAAAATCGTTCACACTAGAGACTGGAACTTTGTCCAAGCAGCAATAAAAAACCGCATTCCCACTATCTACGAACGCCACTACTTCCAAAAGGAAAAAGTTCCCAAAGCCATTGCTGAAAGTCCATTTCTACAAGTTGCTGTCACCCAATCAGAAATTATTAGACAAAGTTTAATTGAACAGGGATTTCCCCCAGAGAAAGTTGTTTGGGTACATAACGGATTTGATCAATCATTCTTATTAAGACAATCGGAGCAAGCCACAGCATGGCGCAAAGAATTACTCAAAGATGAACATCAGTCTCTAGTGGTTTATTCTGGCGCTTTATACCCTTTTAAAGGTATTGATGTTTTAATTGATGCAGCCAAAGAATTACCACAAGTTCAGTTTGCTATTACAGGCGGTAAGACAGAACAAGTGACAGCTTATCAACAATTGGCTAAAGATAAACAAGTAGAAAATGTCAAGTTTCTAGGTTGGATATTGCCTCGCCAACGCTTAGTCAGTTTATTTCAAGCTGCTGATATTTTGGTTCATCCCCACTGCTCTGGCAAGTCTGCTAATTTCACGAATCCTGTGAAATTCTTCCAATACATGGCTTCTGGAACTCCCATAGTAATTACAGAAATTCCTCCGTTAATGCTTTTTAAAGATATGCCTTTAGCTGCTGTGTGGTGTGAACCTGATAATCCTTACCAACTGGCTAAAGCACTGAAACAAGCATTAGAAATTTATCCAAGAAAAATAGAAGGTTATACAAATAATATTGCATTAGCTAAACCATTTTCCTGGGAAAATAGAGCCGAAAAAATCCTCAGTTACGTTGATGAATCTTTGCGTCCCCCACTCATAGCTTAA